A genomic window from Amia ocellicauda isolate fAmiCal2 chromosome 15, fAmiCal2.hap1, whole genome shotgun sequence includes:
- the LOC136771281 gene encoding acyl-coenzyme A thioesterase 1, translating into MAMAGKGSCPLITIQPSRGLIDEKFQITVKNLLPGQAVTLHSLTQSEDSDFWEAFGHYVSDGKGTVKVAEDVCLGGSYDGLEPMGLLWSMKPAPGNKPGLRFRKTDVCTPVVVRIAVYTGHIGDGFTEASALARAVTERSYMAPGVRRTDIRQSGVRGTLFVPPGPGPFPAVLDLWGSGGLVEYRSALLASHGYVSLALDYYSTQVIAKSPDKNPSLGYEYFETAFNILQDHPQVASDQVALLALCFGTAVALRVAAYSAVINPRCVVCISASHVQPVNEPISSIEAEMQKNSDKFRFDENNRLITRDMFLPIPTDPSKKVDMGRIKYPLLLIFGEDDQSWPTAESAEDMEKMMEAAGNRHLLTTLSYPGAGHLIEPPYSPHARFSNFMVAQIKRNIIVLWGGETKLHCYAQEDSWQKILAFLDQQLYHSPGTSSHL; encoded by the exons ATGGCAATGGCTGGAAAGGGTTCCTGTCCCCTGATCACCATACAGCCCTCAAGAGGACTCATAGATGAGAAGTTTCAAATCACTGTGAAGAATTTACTGCCAGGACAAGCCGTCACCCTGCACTCTCTGACTCAGTCCGAGGACAGTGACTTCTGGGAGGCATTTGGGCACTATGTCAGTGACGGTAAAGGGACAGTGAAAG TCGCTGAAGATGTGTGTCTAGGAGGCTCGTATGATGGCCTTGAGCCCATGGGTCTGCTGTGGAGTATGAAGCCAGCACCTGGAAATAAACCAGGACTTAG GTTCAGAAAGACAGATGTGTGCACCCCAGTGGTTGTGCGCATTGCTGTGTATACAGGGCACATCGGGGATGGATTCACAGAGGCGTCTGCTCTGGCCCGTGCTGTTACTGAGCGCTCGTACATGGCACCAGGCGTCCGCAGGACTGACATCAGGCAGAGTGGAGTCCGAGGAACCCTCTTTGTGCCACCAg GTCCTGGCCCGTTTCCTGCTGTTCTGGACCTGTGGGGCAGTGGAGGACTGGTTGAGTACCGTTCTGCTCTCCTCGCATCTCATGGCTACGTGTCTCTGGCTTTGGACTATTATTCTACGCAAGTCATAGCAAAATCTCCTGATAAAAATCCTTCTCTTGGATATGAGTATTTTGAG ACAGCCTTCAACATCCTTCAGGACCATCCACAGGTAGCCAGTGATCAAGTGGCTTTGCTTGCCTTATGTTTTGGAACAGCTGTTGCTCTACGGGTGGCTGCATATTCAGCTGTAATAAAT CCCAGATGTGTGGTGTGCATCAGTGCCAGCCATGTTCAACCTGTAAATGAACCAATTTCCAGTATCGAGGCAGAGATGCAGAA aaattCTGATAAATTTCGCTTTGATGAGAATAATCGTTTGATCACAAGGGATATGTTTTTGCCAATCCCTACAGATCCAAGCAAGAAAGTGGAT ATGGGGAGGATAAAATATCCTCTGTTACTGATTTTTGGAGAAGATGATCAGAGCTGGCCCACTGCTGAATCTGCAGAGGAT ATGGAGAAAATGATGGAGGCGGCAGGGAATCGTCATCTGTTGACAACCCTGTCCTACCCTGGAGCCGGTCACCTGATAGAGCCTCCGTACAGCCCACACGCTCGCTTCAGTAACTTCATGGTGGCACAAATAAAGAGGAACA TTATTGTGCTTTGGGGCGGAGAGACAAAACTACACTGTTATGCACAGGAAGACTCGTGGCAGAAGATCTTGGCATTTCTGGATCAACAACTTTACCACAGTCCCGGCACAAGCTCTCATTTGTAG